The following proteins are encoded in a genomic region of Thermococcus pacificus:
- a CDS encoding DUF1611 domain-containing protein — protein sequence MEKALVLTEGRYLTTDGKTAHGLVRYSGKYKIAGLIDSTLAGRDAGEVLDGIKRGIPIYGTIEEALKENPDAKWLIIGVATPGGVLPPSYKRIVAKAIKAGLGVISGLHHFLSDDPYLKRLARQSGVEIIDVRKIFYNYRVPFTGKIEDVKATKVAVLGTDAAIGKRTTAIMLHEAFKALGLKSEFIAMGQTGWMQGFKYCIVMDSIINDFIAGAIEDVFYRAWAEERPDVIVTHGEGSLLHPAFPGGFELIGVARPDFIVLQHAPGRLTFDDFPQYRIPPLENYIRMILSGKPPIAITINTQNLTREEALEWAERIESETGIMTRVPFYQGV from the coding sequence GTGGAGAAGGCTTTGGTGCTTACGGAGGGGCGCTATCTTACTACGGATGGAAAAACGGCGCACGGGCTCGTGCGGTACTCGGGAAAATATAAGATAGCCGGCCTGATAGATTCAACTTTAGCGGGAAGGGACGCGGGAGAGGTGCTCGACGGTATAAAGAGGGGCATCCCCATATACGGAACAATCGAGGAGGCCCTCAAGGAGAACCCGGATGCAAAGTGGCTTATCATTGGCGTCGCCACACCAGGCGGTGTTCTTCCCCCGAGCTACAAGAGGATAGTTGCGAAAGCAATAAAAGCGGGCCTTGGAGTTATCAGTGGTCTTCACCACTTCCTCAGCGACGACCCCTACCTGAAGCGCCTCGCAAGGCAGAGCGGAGTCGAGATAATCGACGTCAGGAAGATATTCTACAACTACCGCGTTCCCTTTACCGGGAAGATAGAGGACGTCAAGGCCACCAAAGTAGCGGTTCTTGGAACAGATGCGGCCATAGGAAAGAGGACCACCGCGATAATGCTCCACGAGGCGTTTAAGGCCCTCGGCCTGAAGAGCGAGTTCATAGCGATGGGGCAAACGGGATGGATGCAGGGATTCAAGTACTGCATAGTCATGGACTCCATCATCAACGACTTCATTGCTGGTGCGATAGAAGACGTCTTCTACCGTGCCTGGGCAGAGGAGAGGCCGGACGTTATAGTTACACACGGCGAGGGCTCGCTCCTCCACCCGGCCTTTCCGGGCGGTTTCGAGCTGATAGGCGTTGCCAGGCCCGACTTCATCGTCCTCCAGCATGCGCCGGGAAGATTGACCTTCGACGACTTCCCCCAGTACAGGATTCCACCGCTTGAGAACTACATAAGGATGATCCTCTCAGGGAAGCCGCCGATAGCTATCACTATAAACACCCAGAACCTCACGAGGGAGGAAGCCCTCGAATGGGCAGAGCGGATAGAGAGCGAGACCGGGATCATGACGCGCGTCCCGTTCTATCAGGGAGTCTAG
- the mtnA gene encoding S-methyl-5-thioribose-1-phosphate isomerase, producing the protein MELRYEPEELTRLPRSVRYEKGKVIMIDQTLLPREFRTIELTTVDQVAEAIVTMKVRGAPAIGASAAFGLALYADTTKAKTKEEFMDGFYSAYERLKNTRPTAVNLFWALNRIKKLVEENLESPLDEIKRLIVNEAQKIADEDVEANLRMGHYGAEVLPEGNVLTHCNAGSLATVQLGTVGAVLRVMHRDGTLKLLWVDETRPVLQGARLSAWEYHYDGIPLKLITDNMAGFVMQQGKVDAIIVGADRIVANGDFANKIGTYSLAVLAKEHGIPFFTVAPLSTIDMSLKSGKEIPIEERKPEEVLTCGGCKIAPDVDVYNPAFDVTPHKYLTGIITDQGVVWPPFERNLKRLFKEQP; encoded by the coding sequence ATGGAGCTGAGGTACGAGCCAGAGGAACTCACGAGGCTCCCGAGGAGCGTTCGCTACGAGAAAGGAAAGGTCATCATGATCGACCAGACTCTCTTGCCAAGGGAGTTCAGGACGATAGAGCTGACGACCGTTGACCAGGTTGCAGAGGCGATAGTCACGATGAAGGTCCGCGGTGCGCCCGCCATCGGCGCCTCGGCGGCCTTCGGTCTCGCACTCTACGCCGATACAACCAAAGCCAAGACCAAGGAAGAGTTCATGGACGGCTTTTATTCGGCCTATGAAAGACTCAAGAACACGAGGCCGACCGCTGTGAACCTCTTCTGGGCGCTCAATAGGATTAAGAAGCTTGTAGAGGAGAACCTTGAGAGTCCTCTCGACGAGATAAAGAGGCTCATCGTTAATGAAGCGCAAAAGATAGCCGACGAGGACGTTGAGGCCAACCTCAGGATGGGCCACTATGGGGCGGAGGTTCTGCCGGAGGGGAACGTTCTAACCCACTGCAACGCCGGAAGCTTGGCGACCGTTCAGCTTGGAACCGTTGGGGCCGTGTTGAGGGTTATGCACCGCGATGGGACACTTAAGCTCCTGTGGGTGGATGAGACGAGGCCCGTCCTCCAGGGTGCCCGGTTGAGCGCCTGGGAGTACCACTACGACGGCATTCCCCTCAAGCTGATAACCGACAACATGGCCGGCTTTGTCATGCAGCAGGGCAAGGTCGATGCCATAATAGTCGGCGCCGACAGGATTGTAGCGAACGGCGACTTCGCCAACAAGATAGGAACCTACAGTTTGGCAGTGCTCGCGAAAGAGCACGGGATACCGTTCTTCACAGTAGCACCGCTTTCAACGATAGACATGAGCCTCAAGAGCGGGAAGGAGATACCCATAGAAGAGCGCAAGCCGGAGGAAGTCCTCACCTGTGGCGGCTGTAAGATCGCTCCCGATGTGGACGTCTACAATCCAGCGTTCGACGTCACGCCGCACAAGTACCTAACCGGAATAATCACGGATCAGGGCGTCGTGTGGCCGCCGTTTGAGAGGAATTTGAAGAGGCTGTTCAAGGAGCAACCTTGA
- a CDS encoding pyridoxal-phosphate dependent enzyme: protein MYIDYEGRNPTGTHKDRIARAHVEKALEEGYSAITVGTCGNYGVSIAYYARLYGLKAFVFVPAGYTLERTGEMKALGAEVIPWPGTYEEVVAESRRFALANGIYDANPRSHPEVDYAGYSSIAEAILREVEPDAVFVPVGNGTTLAGIWHGFRGKAKPRMVGVTTAFGNQLLWEFYGDPRREIAETPVNEPLVSEISFDLDEAMRAVKESNGYVFGFADDTALRCAELLRVTTGLSVLPASALTVAGLIKFVRKFGVREGNFVLVLTGGVHGGEGFGAYGGALSYYGWKNGARARAVLGKI from the coding sequence ATCTACATAGACTACGAAGGAAGAAACCCAACGGGAACCCACAAGGACAGAATTGCCAGAGCCCACGTGGAAAAAGCCCTTGAGGAAGGCTATTCTGCCATCACCGTGGGCACCTGCGGAAACTACGGCGTTTCCATTGCTTACTACGCACGGCTCTACGGTCTGAAGGCTTTCGTTTTTGTGCCGGCTGGCTACACCTTAGAAAGGACCGGCGAGATGAAAGCCCTCGGCGCGGAGGTGATCCCCTGGCCGGGGACGTACGAGGAGGTTGTTGCGGAGAGCAGACGCTTTGCCCTTGCAAACGGTATCTACGACGCAAATCCCAGAAGTCATCCGGAAGTGGACTATGCCGGATATTCCTCGATAGCAGAGGCGATACTGCGCGAAGTGGAGCCGGATGCGGTGTTCGTCCCGGTTGGGAACGGCACCACTCTGGCAGGAATCTGGCACGGCTTCCGCGGGAAGGCTAAGCCGAGGATGGTGGGCGTCACAACAGCCTTTGGCAACCAGCTCCTCTGGGAGTTCTACGGCGACCCAAGGAGGGAGATAGCGGAGACGCCAGTCAACGAGCCCCTTGTCTCTGAGATATCCTTCGACCTCGATGAGGCAATGAGGGCCGTAAAAGAGTCCAATGGCTACGTCTTCGGCTTCGCAGATGATACTGCCCTGAGATGCGCCGAGCTGCTTCGCGTTACGACGGGCCTTTCGGTTTTGCCGGCCTCGGCCTTAACGGTTGCCGGTCTGATCAAGTTCGTTAGGAAGTTTGGAGTTAGGGAAGGAAACTTCGTGCTGGTGTTAACCGGAGGTGTCCACGGTGGAGAAGGCTTTGGTGCTTACGGAGGGGCGCTATCTTACTACGGATGGAAAAACGGCGCACGGGCTCGTGCGGTACTCGGGAAAATATAA
- a CDS encoding MFS transporter: MKHRPDPGKWFYSFIPFKVSTGGAAPLIPLLTMNLGGGPTDVGAVNAIGSTASMLGGLFWGKLSDKLNRRKVFLLTGFLGTAVASILFALAKSVHQVMAVNAIYTFFIAATIPLPILIITKAFRLEDWDYAIGRFNEIGGWAWVAGMVLGLVMARFLSLRDIFVVLGLIGLLSFPWGLKTIREVPLHIDRRVLGIYTGYVVEKFRYLPNMITHLPRFSTEGFGRLYISTILFWIGAMLYFTQFPVLLKSRGLGATELYIMSIANSAVSAYMYTRVGLRLRKTGGYGALKKGLGLRGVAFLLLAVSTFVRASVFFVLAFISYVIAGYTWSYISVSTSSIISRRAPPKKKGSLIGAYNLVSSLGAIIGNLISGFVVEALGFTADFALASSLMFLALVPILRER; encoded by the coding sequence ATGAAACACCGGCCGGACCCTGGAAAGTGGTTCTATTCGTTCATTCCCTTTAAAGTCTCAACCGGCGGTGCCGCTCCTCTAATCCCGCTCCTCACGATGAACCTCGGCGGCGGCCCGACGGATGTTGGTGCTGTGAACGCGATAGGCAGCACCGCATCGATGCTGGGCGGTCTCTTCTGGGGTAAGTTGAGCGACAAACTCAACAGGAGGAAGGTTTTTCTCCTGACGGGGTTTTTGGGCACCGCGGTAGCTTCCATCCTTTTCGCCCTCGCAAAGAGCGTCCACCAGGTTATGGCGGTAAACGCGATCTACACATTCTTCATCGCGGCGACGATACCTCTACCAATCCTCATAATAACCAAGGCGTTCCGCCTGGAAGACTGGGACTACGCCATAGGAAGGTTCAACGAGATAGGCGGCTGGGCATGGGTCGCGGGCATGGTCCTCGGCCTGGTGATGGCCAGGTTCCTCAGTTTGAGGGATATATTCGTGGTTCTGGGCCTCATCGGACTGTTATCCTTCCCCTGGGGGCTCAAAACCATACGGGAGGTTCCCCTCCACATTGACAGGCGGGTTCTTGGAATATACACCGGCTACGTCGTCGAAAAGTTCAGGTACCTGCCGAACATGATAACACACCTCCCAAGGTTCTCCACGGAGGGCTTTGGAAGGCTCTACATTTCCACAATTCTCTTCTGGATTGGGGCCATGCTGTACTTCACCCAGTTTCCGGTTCTCCTGAAAAGCAGGGGACTGGGCGCGACGGAGCTTTACATCATGAGCATTGCGAACTCCGCAGTTTCGGCCTACATGTACACCCGCGTTGGGCTGAGACTCAGGAAGACGGGTGGCTACGGGGCGCTTAAGAAGGGGCTGGGCCTGAGGGGAGTCGCGTTCCTTCTGCTGGCGGTCTCGACTTTTGTGAGGGCGAGCGTTTTCTTCGTTCTGGCATTTATCTCTTACGTCATAGCCGGCTACACCTGGTCTTACATAAGCGTCTCGACGTCCTCAATAATCTCCCGCAGGGCGCCACCGAAAAAGAAGGGCTCCCTAATAGGTGCCTACAACCTCGTCAGCTCTCTGGGAGCCATAATCGGTAACCTGATAAGTGGATTTGTGGTCGAAGCGCTGGGCTTTACCGCCGACTTTGCCCTCGCTTCATCACTGATGTTCCTGGCCCTTGTCCCAATCCTCCGCGAACGTTAA
- a CDS encoding iron-containing alcohol dehydrogenase: MFWLKTRIIEGEGSLKALSEEARGYERVLILASNSMKRHGFLSEAEDYVREAGAEVLSITGLPAEPSVETVEELLPKLREEFQPDLLVALGGGSVIDTAKALKVFYDAPEVKFEEIAFIDRFSKPKPVPKLRTPLIAIPSTSGAGSEVSAASVLKRGDVKYNIVTPEITPEVAILDPRLPRTMPREVARNSGLDVLVHGIEAYTTKAANPFSDAMAIQAIKAVYKWLPLSVKGDEEARARVHYAATMAGIAFLNARLGLAHAMSHKAAWIGPHGLLNAIFIPYVMEFNAERSEYARKRYAEIARELGFKTAKDLIEVVRELNEMLGVPRLRDLVDEETFMAKLDEMAEKAYRDGLIAFNPVEPTPEEIKELYLKAF; this comes from the coding sequence ATGTTTTGGCTGAAAACCCGGATTATCGAAGGGGAGGGGAGTTTGAAGGCTCTCTCAGAAGAGGCCAGAGGCTACGAGCGCGTTCTCATACTCGCCTCAAACTCGATGAAGAGACACGGCTTCCTGAGCGAGGCTGAGGACTACGTGAGGGAAGCCGGCGCGGAGGTCTTATCGATTACAGGCCTCCCCGCAGAGCCGAGTGTCGAGACGGTTGAAGAGCTGCTCCCCAAGTTGAGGGAGGAGTTCCAGCCGGATTTACTGGTGGCCCTCGGCGGTGGGAGCGTCATCGACACGGCTAAAGCTTTAAAGGTCTTCTACGATGCTCCCGAGGTGAAGTTTGAGGAGATTGCTTTCATAGACCGCTTTTCAAAGCCCAAACCTGTTCCCAAACTCAGGACACCGCTAATCGCGATACCCTCGACGAGCGGCGCTGGAAGTGAAGTTTCGGCGGCGAGTGTGCTGAAGAGGGGAGACGTCAAATACAACATCGTGACGCCGGAGATAACGCCGGAAGTGGCTATCCTCGACCCCAGACTTCCGAGAACGATGCCGAGGGAGGTTGCCAGGAACTCAGGCCTTGATGTTCTCGTCCACGGGATAGAGGCCTACACGACGAAGGCTGCAAACCCCTTCAGCGACGCGATGGCAATCCAGGCGATAAAGGCCGTCTACAAGTGGCTCCCGCTCTCGGTCAAAGGCGACGAGGAAGCGAGGGCCAGAGTCCACTACGCGGCCACGATGGCGGGAATAGCGTTCCTTAACGCGCGCCTAGGTTTAGCCCACGCTATGAGCCACAAGGCGGCATGGATAGGGCCGCACGGTCTCCTGAACGCAATATTCATCCCCTATGTGATGGAGTTCAACGCCGAGAGAAGCGAGTACGCGCGGAAGCGCTACGCCGAGATAGCGAGGGAGCTCGGCTTCAAGACCGCCAAGGACCTCATTGAGGTTGTCAGGGAGCTTAACGAGATGCTCGGAGTCCCAAGGCTGAGGGACCTTGTGGACGAGGAGACCTTTATGGCAAAGCTCGACGAGATGGCGGAGAAAGCCTACCGCGACGGGTTAATTGCCTTCAACCCCGTGGAGCCGACGCCGGAGGAGATAAAGGAGCTTTATCTCAAGGCGTTTTAG
- a CDS encoding type II toxin-antitoxin system VapC family toxin, with protein MGSRKILPGLGELRYRPLTSDTLSLATTLVLRHGLKTFDSLQLASALKIKDDLSLFVTFDDRLKKVAEKENLKVAP; from the coding sequence ATGGGTTCTCGAAAGATTCTACCTGGACTTGGAGAACTACGTTATCGTCCCTTAACGAGCGATACTCTGAGTTTGGCTACAACACTTGTTCTCAGACACGGCCTTAAAACCTTCGATTCTCTTCAACTCGCCTCTGCATTGAAAATAAAAGACGACCTGAGCCTCTTTGTAACGTTTGACGATAGGTTGAAAAAAGTGGCAGAGAAAGAAAACCTCAAGGTTGCTCCTTGA
- a CDS encoding DEAD/DEAH box helicase: protein MHLLLKKAIKERFGRLNRLQQDAFKEVSSEKSVLIIAPTGSGKTEAAVLPVFNEILERGLKPISALYIAPLKALNRDLLDRLEWWGRKLGISVEVRHGDTSAYRKAKQTKSPPQMLIITPETLGVILTVKSLRKHLENVKFVIVDEIAELVDNKRGAQLLLNLERLAEIAEFKRIGMTATVGNEEEVREWLKADVIVKPPWKKNYRFHVLYPSPSEEDEELARKLSLSPEIAARLRLLWEIVEKHGKALIFTNTRQFAEILAHRLKAWGKPVEVHHGSLSKEARIAAERALKEGKIRALICTSSMELGIDIGDVDVVIQYMSPRQVNRLVQRAGRAKHRIGEVSEAYVITSNVEDYLQSLVIAKHALEGRFEAVEPMGGLDVLAHFIVGLLIEYKRLPRERPYEIARRAYVYRDLSWEDYLDVLRVLEDARLVGYDEETGLLYLRRGAFQYYYENLSTIPDEVSWRVFDAGGGHIIGRLDESFVMDLEEGMEFVMNGRSWIVLTIDDEARLLKVRESRSMESAIPSWEGEMIPVPFGVALAVGRLKRELAFDFRKAKELLEGVEFREEELKRAFEEIKGEPFSTDRDIVVESTPKALVIHADFGNRANEALGRLVHSFLILRYGRVFSVRAQAHAVVFKTPFQLNPEEVKGYLYQEPESLEFIVARALRDSHAYRWRMLNVAKRFGALRRDAKIRRVERLFEGTIIERETLNELYHDKVDVSKGKLVLEMLKRGTMRVKSELRREPSTLARLNMTVGGEFLLTGVLERDEILELFRNRLLDHEVVLVCTNCGWHSKTKVSRLRSIRDRECPRCGSKMLAVAHPIDAEDFLPVLEKVRHGKPLERKEERVYRKLLKAADLVDSYGFEAVLALASYGTGPDTAARLLAQYRGDALLVALMEREREFIRTRRFWVEGKEKDGEEGEKAGES, encoded by the coding sequence ATGCACCTCCTCCTCAAGAAGGCCATTAAAGAGCGCTTCGGAAGGCTCAACAGACTCCAGCAGGACGCTTTTAAAGAGGTTAGCTCGGAAAAAAGCGTTCTGATAATAGCCCCCACCGGTTCCGGCAAAACGGAGGCCGCTGTCCTTCCGGTGTTCAACGAAATCCTTGAGAGGGGCCTTAAGCCGATTTCCGCCCTCTACATTGCCCCGCTCAAGGCTTTGAACAGGGATTTGCTTGACAGGCTCGAGTGGTGGGGGCGGAAGCTCGGGATAAGCGTCGAGGTGAGGCACGGCGACACTTCAGCGTACAGAAAGGCCAAGCAGACGAAGAGCCCACCTCAGATGCTCATCATAACCCCCGAAACCCTCGGTGTCATCCTGACGGTCAAATCACTCAGGAAGCACCTTGAGAATGTTAAGTTCGTTATAGTTGATGAAATAGCCGAGCTGGTGGACAACAAACGCGGTGCCCAGCTTCTCCTCAACCTTGAGAGGCTGGCTGAGATAGCAGAGTTCAAGAGGATTGGAATGACGGCAACGGTCGGCAACGAAGAGGAAGTAAGGGAGTGGCTGAAAGCTGACGTCATAGTAAAGCCGCCCTGGAAGAAGAACTACCGCTTCCACGTCCTCTACCCGTCGCCGAGCGAGGAGGATGAGGAGCTTGCAAGAAAGCTGAGCCTCTCGCCGGAGATAGCGGCGCGTCTGAGGCTCCTCTGGGAGATTGTGGAAAAGCATGGAAAAGCCCTCATATTCACGAACACTAGGCAGTTTGCCGAGATTTTAGCCCACAGGCTTAAGGCCTGGGGGAAGCCTGTTGAGGTTCACCACGGCTCTCTTTCCAAGGAGGCGAGAATAGCGGCCGAGAGGGCCCTTAAAGAGGGGAAAATCCGGGCTTTAATCTGTACCTCATCGATGGAGCTCGGCATAGACATTGGAGACGTTGACGTCGTTATCCAGTACATGAGCCCGCGCCAGGTGAACCGGTTGGTTCAGCGCGCGGGGAGGGCGAAGCACCGGATTGGGGAGGTCAGTGAGGCCTATGTGATAACCTCCAACGTCGAGGACTACCTTCAGAGTTTAGTCATAGCGAAGCACGCCCTTGAGGGCCGCTTTGAGGCTGTTGAGCCGATGGGCGGCCTTGACGTTCTCGCTCACTTCATCGTGGGACTGCTCATAGAGTACAAGCGGTTGCCGCGCGAGAGACCCTACGAGATAGCGAGGAGGGCATACGTTTACAGGGATTTGAGCTGGGAGGACTACCTCGACGTTCTGAGGGTCTTAGAGGACGCGAGGCTGGTGGGCTACGACGAGGAAACGGGACTGCTCTACCTTAGGAGGGGAGCGTTCCAGTACTACTACGAGAACCTCTCAACGATTCCGGACGAGGTCTCCTGGAGGGTCTTCGACGCTGGGGGCGGGCACATCATCGGGAGGCTTGACGAGAGCTTCGTGATGGATTTGGAGGAGGGCATGGAGTTCGTCATGAACGGGCGGAGCTGGATAGTGCTCACGATAGACGATGAGGCGAGGCTTTTGAAGGTCCGCGAGAGCAGGAGCATGGAGAGTGCGATACCGAGCTGGGAGGGGGAGATGATTCCCGTACCGTTTGGGGTCGCCCTCGCCGTCGGCAGGCTGAAGAGGGAGCTGGCCTTTGACTTCAGGAAGGCAAAGGAGCTTTTGGAGGGCGTCGAGTTCAGGGAGGAGGAGCTGAAACGAGCCTTCGAGGAGATAAAGGGCGAGCCGTTCTCAACTGATAGGGACATCGTAGTTGAGAGCACGCCTAAAGCACTGGTAATCCACGCGGACTTTGGCAACAGGGCGAACGAAGCCCTTGGGAGGCTCGTGCACTCGTTTTTAATCCTGCGCTACGGGAGGGTTTTCTCGGTTCGCGCGCAGGCCCACGCAGTAGTGTTTAAAACGCCCTTCCAGCTGAACCCGGAGGAGGTGAAGGGTTATCTCTATCAGGAGCCAGAGAGCCTGGAGTTCATCGTGGCAAGGGCGCTGAGAGATTCTCACGCCTACCGCTGGCGTATGTTGAACGTCGCGAAGCGCTTTGGGGCATTGAGGAGAGATGCTAAGATAAGGCGTGTGGAGAGGCTCTTCGAGGGGACCATTATCGAGAGGGAGACGCTGAACGAGCTCTACCACGACAAGGTGGACGTAAGCAAAGGAAAACTCGTCCTCGAGATGCTCAAGAGGGGCACGATGAGGGTAAAGAGTGAGCTTAGAAGGGAACCCTCGACGCTGGCGAGGCTCAACATGACCGTCGGCGGGGAGTTCCTGCTCACCGGCGTGCTCGAGCGGGACGAAATCCTTGAGCTGTTTAGGAACAGACTGCTTGACCACGAGGTGGTCCTGGTCTGCACCAACTGCGGCTGGCACTCGAAGACGAAGGTTTCAAGGCTGAGGAGCATAAGGGATAGGGAGTGCCCGCGCTGTGGCTCCAAAATGCTGGCAGTTGCTCACCCCATTGATGCGGAAGATTTCCTGCCCGTTTTGGAAAAAGTGCGCCATGGAAAGCCGCTTGAGAGAAAGGAAGAGCGGGTCTACAGGAAGCTGCTCAAGGCAGCTGACCTTGTGGATTCCTACGGTTTCGAGGCGGTTTTGGCTTTAGCAAGCTACGGGACCGGGCCGGATACTGCCGCGAGGCTTCTGGCACAGTACAGGGGAGATGCCCTTCTGGTTGCCCTCATGGAGCGCGAGAGAGAGTTTATACGGACGAGAAGGTTCTGGGTGGAGGGGAAAGAGAAGGACGGAGAGGAGGGAGAAAAGGCCGGCGAATCGTGA
- a CDS encoding GNAT family N-acetyltransferase: MFSKKKRPPELPPLEKTAGDFTILDGEDYLDEIFENDMKISRSFSRFQLGDEEYEENYGKVIKSLLSTGEHKFFVATDPYGRYLGHVWVCLKIDTADFVPSAYIYGIETLFPGMGIGSALLKKAEEWAKRVGARKISLRVDVNNPARKWYAEKGYSERAVIMEKPL, translated from the coding sequence GTGTTCTCAAAGAAGAAAAGACCCCCTGAACTGCCGCCGCTTGAAAAGACTGCCGGGGACTTCACCATCCTCGACGGTGAGGACTACCTTGACGAGATATTCGAGAACGACATGAAGATAAGCCGCTCTTTCTCCCGCTTCCAGCTTGGTGACGAGGAGTACGAGGAGAACTACGGGAAGGTCATCAAAAGCCTCCTTTCAACGGGCGAACACAAGTTCTTCGTCGCAACAGACCCCTACGGGCGCTACCTCGGCCACGTGTGGGTCTGCCTGAAGATCGACACGGCGGACTTCGTCCCCTCGGCCTACATATACGGCATCGAGACCCTCTTTCCGGGGATGGGCATAGGGAGTGCCCTCTTAAAGAAAGCCGAGGAATGGGCAAAGAGGGTGGGCGCCAGGAAAATCTCCCTTAGGGTTGACGTTAACAACCCCGCGAGGAAGTGGTACGCCGAAAAGGGCTACTCCGAGAGGGCGGTTATTATGGAGAAGCCTCTTTAA
- a CDS encoding MFS transporter, whose product MNATKNAEYDLAYAKKAMLVVVILPLLVMYTEAMLTPALPTIQKEFAINPNDVSWVLTIYLLVGTVSVALFGKLGDMYGKKKMFLVALGFYTLGVILNGFAPSFQWLLVTRGIQGFGMAIFPLAFSLVREEFPPKMVPQVQGMISAMFAVGMVIALPLGAWVTQNWGWRWTYHSAAPFAVLMFFIAWKVLRESRYINPGKVDWVGALLLAFTVVPALVGVTRAPNVGWTARETLVLFVVAVVSAVLLVLWEKRAENPLIPIEIISARNPAIVNIGIMFAAFGISMMSQANTYIFQMPAPYGFGKTILQSGLLMTPMALVMLIVAPIAGKLLPKVGAKPIALTGALTASIGLGILSKYAPQLPPDHLWAFVGLITLVGTGITLMNISLINVLVFSVPPRAMGVATGANSLFRNFGSTWGPAIAGTIMSTYYTVFHPPGAPEWVKIKIPTTKAYEVLFGTSAAIFLLLALLILAIREVMKGGRIHEVENEGEKEVVVE is encoded by the coding sequence ATGAATGCCACGAAGAACGCAGAGTATGATCTGGCCTACGCAAAAAAGGCGATGCTCGTGGTAGTCATCCTCCCGCTCCTCGTCATGTACACGGAAGCGATGCTCACACCGGCACTGCCGACGATCCAGAAGGAATTTGCCATAAACCCCAACGACGTAAGCTGGGTTCTTACCATCTACCTCCTCGTCGGAACGGTCAGCGTCGCCCTCTTCGGAAAGCTCGGCGACATGTACGGCAAGAAGAAGATGTTTCTGGTTGCGCTGGGATTCTACACGCTCGGCGTCATCCTCAACGGCTTCGCACCGAGCTTCCAGTGGCTCCTCGTGACGAGGGGAATACAAGGCTTTGGCATGGCCATCTTCCCGCTCGCTTTCTCCCTGGTTAGGGAGGAGTTCCCGCCGAAGATGGTGCCCCAGGTCCAGGGAATGATAAGCGCGATGTTTGCGGTGGGTATGGTCATAGCCCTACCGCTTGGAGCTTGGGTCACGCAGAACTGGGGCTGGCGCTGGACGTACCACTCGGCGGCGCCCTTCGCGGTGCTCATGTTCTTCATCGCCTGGAAGGTGCTCCGGGAGAGCCGCTACATTAACCCTGGAAAGGTTGACTGGGTAGGGGCACTGCTCCTGGCCTTTACTGTCGTCCCGGCGCTCGTCGGCGTTACGAGGGCACCTAATGTGGGATGGACGGCCAGGGAAACGCTTGTCCTCTTCGTTGTGGCCGTAGTCAGCGCCGTCCTCCTCGTCCTCTGGGAGAAGAGGGCCGAGAACCCGCTGATACCAATTGAAATAATCTCCGCAAGGAACCCAGCGATAGTCAACATCGGGATAATGTTCGCGGCCTTTGGCATCTCCATGATGAGCCAGGCAAACACCTACATCTTCCAGATGCCAGCTCCTTACGGTTTCGGGAAGACTATACTCCAGAGCGGCCTCCTAATGACGCCAATGGCACTCGTTATGCTCATCGTTGCCCCAATAGCCGGAAAGCTCCTGCCGAAGGTGGGCGCGAAGCCAATCGCCCTGACCGGGGCCCTCACAGCAAGCATCGGCCTGGGAATTCTGTCGAAGTACGCCCCCCAGCTACCGCCTGACCACCTCTGGGCGTTCGTTGGACTCATAACGCTCGTCGGGACGGGGATAACCCTCATGAACATCTCGCTCATCAACGTGCTGGTCTTCAGCGTCCCGCCGAGGGCCATGGGAGTAGCAACTGGAGCGAACAGCCTCTTCAGGAACTTCGGTTCCACGTGGGGGCCAGCCATCGCCGGCACCATCATGAGCACATACTATACGGTGTTCCACCCGCCAGGGGCCCCGGAGTGGGTTAAGATAAAGATCCCGACCACAAAGGCCTACGAGGTGCTCTTCGGGACCTCAGCGGCCATCTTCCTGCTCCTGGCCCTGCTGATTTTGGCCATCAGAGAGGTCATGAAGGGCGGAAGGATCCACGAAGTGGAAAACGAGGGGGAGAAAGAGGTAGTTGTGGAGTAG